CAATACATTCAAGCTTTTGGGAACATCGCCAAGGAGGTAAACACCACAACTTACTATACCAAATTCCACTTGGTTATCTCATCCTATCTACTTGTTAATTTCGTCCTCCCTTGGGTATTATTAATCTAAAAGAGTTAATCAATTTTGTTAGGGTACAACGATGCTGCTTCCGAGTTCAGCTGCAAATCCTGCAAACATGATCGCTCAAGCCTTGACAATGTACAAAAGCCTCGTCCCCAACGGTGGTATCCAAGAAACTTCAGCTGTGGAATCCTCGTCTAAAGCGAAATagaagtggtggtggtggtagaAGAGCTAGGAACAATGATAATTCTTTTGATCTGTGAGAAACAGTTTATCTTTCTAAGTTTGCAAACAGAAAAACAAATCTAAGCTCTAATTTCTGAAAGGAGATTTTTGCACCAAGTTTGGTCTTAAAATGTTTAGTTTCTGTTCTTTTGCATCTTCATTTCATCTGCATTGCTTGCCATTAAACAGATAATCGATGTAACAATATCCCTTTGTCGTTTGATTGCTATGGTGGAGTGACTAACTCTTGTGACAAGGATAAGAAACTGTTCCTAGAGGAAGAACGGCGTAGGTCGTTGACAGACAAGAGCCTCGAAGAATCTAATGGTGACATGAACATTTTTTTAGTCTTTTTCTTGAAATAGCATGTCTTGGCTGTCTGTACAAccactgtatatatatatatatatcctcttTGTTGtcttctcctatatatttgCTCAGCCTCTAATAAGGAAAATTAAAAAAGGGATCAGAAAGGGAGTTTCATTGTTTGCTTCACAGTTCTTCCCATCGtactttgtttatttttcttaccAACACTACCATGGGAGCCTGTGCGAGCACGCCTAGGAAGTCTGATATTCTTGAAACCCCTGCCACCACCGAAAACGCTGTCGTTGAGTCCAAGAACGTCCAAACCGAAGCTGTATCTCAGGTTTTTGTGGATCAAATATCATTTGGTTTCTGAGCAAAATAGCTAATGCTTTTGGATGAAAGATGTGTAATTACTTTTGTTCTTCCTTGGCGAGTTACAGGAGAAGGCAGATGAAGTTGTTgcagagaagaaggaagagtctAATGTAGATGAAGCAGAGATACAgaaggaggctgaaccagccaAACCGGCGGAGGCAGACAAGCCTGTCGAGGCTGTGAAGACCGAGGAAACTCAAGAAGCTGCTGTTGATGAGAAAGCTTCTTCTGGTGAGACTGAGCCACCAAAACAAGAGGAGGCTACAACCGCCAGTGATACCAAAACTAACGAAGAGCCTCTTGCAACCCTTTAaactcatttctcaactctgtAATATGTACGTTTCTCATCATTGTCGTATTTCTATTGCTGCCACATGTATAACAATAAACTAATTTCTATAATTATCCAGCGTGGTACGTATCTATTTGTTGGGCTTAGGTATAAATGGGCTTTAAATTAACCAATGATTTTTTGTTTCAGTAAAGGTAAAGCTAAGTTTTCTTTGTCCCACATCGGAACAAGTAGTAGAGTTGATAGGTGTTGCGTAGATATAAATAAAGAGGCTCTCTCACACTATCAAACCATCTTTGCGCTTGGGGCAATGACGCAGCTAATGAGGTACTAACCGAGGCGCGTCTATTGCTGGTTGAAAACTATTTCCAAACCCCCTCCTGGGCCTAAGCTTGTCTTGGGCCTTCGAGAATTTCTGGAAGGGCTCCCTTCGGGGTAAAGCTCTACAAATCTTTAGttcaattttttgtttgtagCTTTCTGATTATAGACTGAAAACGTTTTCTATTATCAATCTAAACCACTCCATTCATAGAAGAAAAACAGAGGAAGAgactcttatttttttctttctcagacATGGCAGAGTAGTATTAGCAACTTTAGTGGGTTTAGACTGAACTGGGCTTTAATGAGCTTGTTCTCCCACATCGTTTACACAACTCAAGAACACTAATGAATATGAACTATAAATTAGACGCAGAGCAGTTTGATAAAGAAAGACTCACGGAGCCGTGCACTGAGGGCAAAGCGAACTTTTCTTTCGCCTTTTACCAAAGGATACCgtgtttttttttgatatttacgAGGAGCTTCCTGGCCCTCACTTTGTGGGTCCAGACTAGTCACGTGGCAGACTTAGAGCCTTTGGCGACCGCTTTGGATCAGGCCACGTGTTGGTCTCCTCGGGCCGAAGAACCTATGTGAAAACCTCGGTGGCCAGTGCGAATCGAACCTGGGGCCGTACTTGCAGCCGCAAACCGTATACCACCAGACTAACTCGTCCTGGTTAGGATATCGTGTTCTCTCTGCATTTAACGGCATACGCCTATTTTTGGAAAATGGTTTAGAAATAAACCTCCATCAGTtctttagtttaaaat
The window above is part of the Brassica napus cultivar Da-Ae chromosome C3, Da-Ae, whole genome shotgun sequence genome. Proteins encoded here:
- the BNAC03G14750D gene encoding uncharacterized protein BNAC03G14750D; the protein is MGACASTPRKSDILETPATTENAVVESKNVQTEAVSQEKADEVVAEKKEESNVDEAEIQKEAEPAKPAEADKPVEAVKTEETQEAAVDEKASSGETEPPKQEEATTASDTKTNEEPLATL